One window from the genome of Streptococcus halotolerans encodes:
- a CDS encoding sensor histidine kinase, protein MTLETLKAVEDLPKAQLPLDEAYTALVNRMVAAEAQQVLDIKREQDDLEGLIKMWSHQMKIPISAMSLMFQTNQMNKQELQEQVFRLENDLNNLLSYLKYKRENDDYRFTKVSLKACVSSVIKTFSSQCIAKKIQISLMGDSEVITDIKWLGFCLSQVIDNAIKYSTSESEIRIIIKEQSIEIQDFGIGILPEDVPRLFEQGFTGFNGHEHEKATGLGLYMTKQILDKLSFDIEISSQIDQGTTVLLTKNK, encoded by the coding sequence TTGACTTTAGAAACCTTAAAAGCTGTTGAGGATTTACCAAAAGCTCAATTGCCATTGGATGAAGCTTATACTGCTCTTGTCAATCGTATGGTAGCCGCAGAAGCGCAGCAAGTCCTGGACATTAAAAGAGAGCAAGATGATTTAGAAGGTTTGATTAAGATGTGGTCACATCAAATGAAAATCCCTATATCAGCAATGTCTTTAATGTTTCAAACCAATCAAATGAACAAGCAAGAACTTCAAGAGCAAGTTTTTCGTTTAGAAAATGACCTCAATAATCTCTTGTCATATCTTAAATATAAGCGAGAAAATGATGATTATCGTTTTACCAAGGTATCATTAAAAGCCTGTGTTAGCTCCGTTATTAAGACATTTAGCAGCCAATGTATTGCTAAAAAAATACAGATTAGTCTGATGGGTGATTCAGAAGTTATCACTGATATCAAGTGGTTAGGCTTTTGTTTATCTCAAGTGATCGATAATGCCATAAAGTATAGCACATCCGAATCTGAAATAAGAATCATTATAAAGGAACAAAGTATTGAAATACAAGATTTTGGTATAGGAATACTCCCAGAAGATGTTCCACGTTTATTCGAACAGGGGTTTACAGGTTTTAATGGTCATGAGCATGAAAAAGCTACTGGGCTAGGTCTGTACATGACCAAGCAGATTTTAGATAAATTAAGTTTTGATATCGAGATAAGTAGTCAAATTGATCAAGGCACCACGGTGTTGCTAACAAAAAATAAATAG
- a CDS encoding response regulator transcription factor, with amino-acid sequence MDKQDKLYIIEDDMTIVTLLKQHFSNYYQVYAVTNFRDIKQEVESIQPDVILMDITLPFFNGFYWTSEIRKSMTVPIIFISSSNDDMDAVMALNMGGDDFISKPFSLNILEAKISAFLRRSKQFNQEELSFAGYELLADGTVVSEQHESIDLSPTEAKILRILMTHDQQVIAKEDFLERLWQDDSFIDHNTLNVNMTRLRKKLKSIGFDHIHTARGVGYFLK; translated from the coding sequence ATGGACAAGCAAGATAAACTTTATATTATTGAGGATGACATGACCATTGTCACTCTTCTCAAACAGCATTTTTCAAATTATTATCAAGTCTATGCAGTTACCAATTTTCGAGATATCAAGCAGGAAGTTGAGAGCATACAGCCGGATGTCATTCTGATGGATATCACTTTGCCATTTTTTAATGGTTTTTATTGGACTAGCGAAATCCGTAAAAGCATGACGGTACCTATTATTTTTATTTCTTCTAGTAATGATGATATGGATGCTGTCATGGCGCTTAATATGGGAGGTGATGATTTTATCTCAAAACCATTCTCATTAAACATCTTAGAGGCAAAAATCTCAGCTTTTTTACGAAGAAGCAAACAATTCAACCAAGAAGAGCTCTCCTTCGCTGGCTATGAGTTATTGGCAGATGGCACAGTTGTGTCAGAACAACATGAAAGTATCGACCTGTCTCCCACAGAAGCTAAAATTTTACGAATCCTAATGACCCATGATCAGCAAGTGATCGCTAAGGAAGATTTTCTAGAAAGACTCTGGCAAGATGACAGTTTTATTGATCACAATACCTTAAATGTCAATATGACTCGTCTTCGTAAAAAGCTAAAGAGTATTGGTTTTGATCATATTCATACGGCTAGAGGTGTGGGGTATTTTCTTAAATGA
- a CDS encoding FtsX-like permease family protein: MFYLKMAWNNLLKTKNIYGPFLLTSTVLYVTLCSTLLILFSPISDDMSYGKMILGFGVGVLTLLSTILVIYSYRFVLKQRSKEFGLYNVLGMSKKKVSLISSIEILIIFLGLIFLGSSLSAIFSNLLYLIFVNLIHYDKLLLTFTPISFLLASAIFSGIFILLLIINLLAIRKSSPLDLFRTSAKAEQEPKGNVVMAILSVVLLGIGYALSFTSTKIAALALLYRFLIAVVLVILGTYLFYVAFTTWYLKRRRQNKAYYYQTEHFITVSQMLFRMKQNAVGLANITILAVMSFVTIATTSSIFGNTETMVNQLFPKNTELQIHQVEGKMSFEEFAKKTIIPELHKNDKTLVAYQTALISIPMSRDKEITINQKTLDQPKLSQLGFVYLIEQNEFRKLGNDLPKLKANQTAFFKQKGDSQLEKLTMFGKRYDNIKNFKSVKVPDVVNTYNPGVLVVSGRSELSAIKKQFENTDGLGFHETYKIFADLTAKDYQRLTNKKGIWTNDKGEKAVVELTREGHFKNEVYALTGGFLFTGLLLGTAFLLAAALIIYYKRYSEGVEDQKSYHILQEVGMSKTQVKKIIGSQTLMVFFMPLIMAICHFLVAMIMLKQMLLLFGVVNDLLIYQISGGVILAIIIIYYLIYRLTGRTYYHLIER, from the coding sequence ATGTTTTATCTTAAAATGGCTTGGAATAATTTGCTAAAAACCAAAAACATCTATGGCCCCTTTCTGCTTACCAGTACAGTTCTCTATGTTACTCTATGTTCAACCTTGTTGATACTTTTTAGCCCAATTTCTGATGACATGTCGTATGGGAAAATGATTTTAGGATTTGGAGTGGGTGTCTTAACGTTACTATCAACTATTTTGGTTATTTATAGTTATCGTTTTGTTTTAAAACAACGTAGTAAAGAGTTTGGACTTTATAATGTACTGGGGATGAGTAAGAAAAAAGTATCCTTGATATCAAGTATTGAAATACTAATCATATTTTTAGGGCTAATTTTTCTCGGAAGCAGTCTTTCAGCAATCTTTTCAAACCTACTTTATCTTATTTTTGTCAATCTCATTCATTATGATAAATTGCTATTGACCTTTACTCCAATATCATTCCTCTTAGCTAGTGCTATCTTTTCTGGTATTTTTATACTATTATTGATAATTAACTTACTTGCTATCCGTAAATCATCACCGCTAGATTTATTTAGAACATCAGCCAAAGCAGAACAAGAACCTAAAGGAAATGTTGTTATGGCTATCCTCTCTGTGGTTTTACTGGGAATTGGTTACGCTTTATCTTTTACATCGACTAAGATTGCAGCCTTAGCCTTGCTTTATCGTTTTTTGATTGCAGTCGTTTTGGTTATTCTAGGAACTTATTTATTCTATGTAGCCTTTACGACCTGGTACTTGAAACGAAGACGTCAAAATAAGGCATATTACTATCAAACGGAGCATTTCATCACAGTTTCTCAAATGCTATTTCGGATGAAGCAGAATGCTGTAGGACTAGCTAATATCACCATTTTAGCGGTCATGAGTTTCGTTACGATTGCGACGACGTCATCGATCTTTGGAAATACCGAAACGATGGTTAATCAACTCTTTCCAAAAAATACTGAGTTACAGATTCATCAAGTTGAAGGAAAAATGAGTTTTGAAGAATTTGCTAAGAAAACCATTATTCCAGAATTACATAAAAACGATAAAACTCTTGTGGCTTATCAGACGGCCCTGATTTCTATTCCAATGTCGCGTGATAAGGAAATAACCATTAATCAAAAGACTTTGGATCAACCAAAATTAAGTCAGTTAGGATTTGTTTACCTCATCGAACAGAATGAGTTTAGAAAACTTGGTAACGACTTACCCAAATTAAAAGCCAATCAGACTGCTTTTTTCAAACAAAAAGGCGATAGCCAATTGGAAAAACTCACAATGTTTGGTAAACGTTATGACAATATTAAAAACTTTAAGTCTGTTAAGGTGCCTGATGTTGTTAATACCTATAATCCTGGCGTCTTGGTTGTTAGTGGTCGAAGTGAGCTGTCAGCTATCAAAAAGCAGTTTGAAAACACCGATGGTTTGGGCTTCCATGAAACTTATAAGATATTTGCGGATTTAACAGCAAAAGACTATCAAAGGTTAACTAATAAAAAAGGTATCTGGACTAATGACAAGGGGGAAAAAGCAGTTGTTGAGTTAACACGAGAAGGTCATTTTAAAAATGAAGTCTATGCCCTTACCGGCGGTTTTCTCTTCACCGGTCTATTGCTAGGAACAGCTTTTCTTTTAGCAGCAGCTTTGATTATCTACTATAAACGCTATTCAGAAGGTGTCGAAGATCAAAAATCTTACCATATCTTACAAGAAGTGGGGATGTCCAAGACACAGGTCAAAAAAATCATTGGTTCTCAAACACTTATGGTCTTCTTTATGCCTTTAATCATGGCAATCTGTCATTTTCTTGTAGCCATGATCATGCTCAAGCAAATGCTCTTACTCTTTGGTGTTGTCAATGATCTCCTTATTTATCAAATTTCCGGAGGAGTTATTCTGGCAATTATCATCATTTACTATCTCATTTATCGATTGACAGGACGAACTTATTATCACTTAATTGAAAGGTAG
- a CDS encoding ABC transporter ATP-binding protein, producing the protein MLLEINHLKKVFRTRFAKTETRALQDIDFKVNEGEFIAIMGESGSGKTTLLNILATLEKPSSGSVHLKGQDITKIKENQLADFRLKHLGFVFQEFNLLDTLTVKDNIFLPLVLDRKPYSKMEKALLPLAEQLHIKDLLDKRPMEISGGQKQRVAVARSLINQPDLLLADEPTAALDFRNSEDLLSLFEEINAFGQTILMVTHSAMAASHAKRVLFIKDGRIFHQLYRGNKNPQTFSKDISLAMTALLGGDEHVLS; encoded by the coding sequence ATGCTACTAGAAATTAATCATCTAAAAAAAGTTTTTCGCACACGTTTTGCCAAAACAGAAACGCGCGCTCTACAAGATATTGACTTCAAGGTCAATGAGGGCGAATTTATCGCTATTATGGGAGAATCTGGCTCAGGGAAAACGACACTTTTGAATATCTTAGCCACTTTGGAAAAACCAAGTTCTGGCTCTGTCCACTTGAAAGGGCAAGATATTACCAAAATCAAAGAAAATCAATTAGCTGATTTCCGACTCAAGCACTTAGGTTTTGTCTTTCAAGAATTTAATCTTTTAGATACCTTAACAGTTAAAGATAATATCTTTTTGCCGCTAGTTCTAGACCGAAAACCCTATTCGAAAATGGAAAAAGCCCTTCTTCCCCTAGCGGAACAGCTACACATTAAAGACCTGTTAGACAAACGACCTATGGAAATTTCTGGTGGGCAAAAGCAAAGAGTAGCAGTAGCTAGAAGTTTGATTAATCAACCTGATCTTCTCTTGGCTGATGAACCGACTGCTGCGCTTGATTTTCGAAATTCAGAAGACCTATTATCACTCTTTGAAGAAATCAATGCATTTGGTCAAACAATTTTAATGGTAACCCATTCGGCTATGGCTGCTAGTCATGCTAAGAGAGTTCTTTTCATTAAAGATGGTCGGATTTTCCACCAACTTTACAGGGGAAATAAGAATCCTCAAACCTTTAGTAAGGATATTTCATTAGCTATGACTGCCCTTTTAGGAGGTGATGAGCATGTTTTATCTTAA
- a CDS encoding S41 family peptidase, with the protein MKKIMIGAVSIIPLLIGLCIIIYIYGPNFNLYLIPPSPERYGKIALKKMDDLGLYASGETWEENKIKAQKKLKKVSSYGQARDVLTPVLKLAGGKHSQFIQKETSSRAVKQSTPNIKRLDNGIIYIKLPPFTSVDKKQSKKYADALNHFLSQKEYQGVILDLSDNTGGNMAPMLIGLSSILPNGRLFSLINKYNQRTAFDLTNNRIDNQETIALTDPIHKKKVPVAIIMNNRTASSGEVVGLSFKGLENVHYFGQHSAGYTTGNMVFWLYDGTQVNLTTSILMDRQGKRYENDPLQPDTWSENPIRESKNWLKSKMN; encoded by the coding sequence ATGAAAAAGATAATGATAGGAGCAGTGTCCATCATTCCATTATTAATCGGACTATGTATTATTATTTATATTTATGGACCTAACTTTAACCTTTATCTTATACCACCCAGTCCTGAAAGGTATGGCAAAATAGCTCTGAAAAAAATGGATGACCTTGGTCTTTATGCAAGTGGTGAAACTTGGGAAGAAAATAAGATTAAAGCTCAAAAAAAACTAAAGAAAGTCAGTTCTTATGGACAAGCAAGAGATGTACTGACTCCTGTTTTAAAGTTAGCAGGAGGTAAACATTCTCAATTTATTCAAAAAGAGACTTCTAGTCGTGCAGTAAAACAGTCTACGCCTAACATTAAACGGCTTGATAATGGCATTATCTATATTAAACTACCGCCGTTTACTTCGGTTGATAAAAAGCAATCGAAAAAATACGCTGATGCCTTGAACCATTTCTTATCACAGAAAGAATATCAAGGCGTCATTCTAGATTTATCAGATAATACAGGAGGAAATATGGCACCGATGCTTATCGGTTTATCCTCCATCTTACCAAATGGTAGATTATTTTCGTTAATTAATAAATATAATCAACGAACGGCCTTTGATTTGACTAATAATAGAATTGATAATCAAGAAACCATTGCGCTAACGGATCCAATTCATAAAAAGAAGGTCCCTGTTGCTATCATTATGAACAACCGAACGGCTTCTTCTGGTGAGGTCGTCGGACTCTCTTTTAAAGGATTGGAAAATGTCCATTATTTCGGACAACATTCAGCAGGTTATACGACAGGAAATATGGTTTTTTGGCTTTATGACGGTACACAAGTTAACCTAACAACGTCAATCTTAATGGACCGGCAAGGAAAACGTTATGAAAATGATCCGCTACAACCAGATACCTGGTCTGAAAATCCAATTAGAGAATCAAAAAATTGGCTAAAATCGAAAATGAATTAA
- a CDS encoding PASTA domain-containing protein yields MSKRKLKIPRKLGSVGRLFSIIPDTTAIINKTIENGRPIIEKHMDQRHQRQMALVKIDNVVHLTLDEASQHLKNQGFVVSSIPARPAKKYAKAREYEVVQMSPKSGKQPKGYLVKLYYVDLDIINASQELIDEETRRTVERNQAISDTFENVKNVIPFNRKKD; encoded by the coding sequence ATGTCAAAAAGAAAACTAAAAATACCCAGAAAATTAGGTTCAGTTGGTCGTTTATTTTCCATTATTCCTGACACAACTGCGATCATCAACAAAACCATTGAAAATGGACGTCCAATTATTGAAAAGCATATGGACCAACGTCACCAACGTCAAATGGCTTTAGTTAAGATTGATAACGTGGTTCATTTAACTCTCGATGAAGCAAGCCAACACTTGAAAAATCAAGGATTTGTAGTTTCTAGTATTCCAGCTAGACCTGCTAAAAAATATGCAAAGGCGCGTGAATACGAAGTTGTACAAATGTCTCCAAAATCTGGCAAGCAACCCAAAGGTTACCTGGTTAAACTCTACTACGTTGATTTAGATATTATCAATGCTAGTCAGGAACTAATCGATGAGGAAACACGACGAACTGTTGAGCGAAATCAAGCAATCTCTGATACATTTGAAAACGTCAAAAATGTGATACCTTTTAATCGTAAAAAAGATTAG
- a CDS encoding MetQ/NlpA family ABC transporter substrate-binding protein, with the protein MMTLKKWLSIGTIALASVVLLTGCGSKAADDNVVVKVGTMAKSDSEEARWNKVEELLKDKHVTVKYTEFTDYSQPNKALENGEIDINAFQHYNFLNEWNKKHKTDLVGIAETYITAFRLYSGTEGGKNKYTDVKDIPNKGTIVIPNDTVNESRALYLLQSAGLITLGVSGDTFATLDDVTKNDKNLDIVEVDAAQTARQLQSADAAVINNDFVVEAGIDPSKAIFIEPKGDNAKQWYNLIAAKKDWKKAQNADAIQAVLDAYQTDEVKKIIKESSEGLDEPVW; encoded by the coding sequence ATGATGACATTGAAAAAATGGTTAAGCATTGGAACAATAGCACTAGCTTCAGTCGTCCTTCTGACAGGTTGTGGTTCAAAAGCTGCTGATGATAATGTTGTAGTAAAAGTAGGAACAATGGCAAAAAGTGATTCTGAAGAAGCTCGTTGGAATAAGGTTGAAGAATTACTTAAAGATAAGCATGTAACGGTCAAATACACTGAATTTACGGATTACTCCCAACCTAATAAAGCGCTTGAAAATGGTGAAATTGACATTAATGCCTTCCAACATTATAATTTCTTAAATGAGTGGAATAAGAAGCATAAGACAGACCTTGTAGGTATTGCTGAAACCTATATCACCGCTTTTCGCCTTTATTCTGGAACAGAAGGAGGTAAGAATAAATACACTGATGTTAAAGATATCCCCAATAAAGGGACAATCGTTATACCTAACGACACTGTCAACGAAAGCCGCGCTCTTTACCTCTTACAATCAGCTGGCTTAATTACATTAGGTGTTTCAGGAGACACTTTTGCGACGCTGGACGATGTGACTAAAAATGACAAGAATTTAGACATTGTAGAGGTTGATGCAGCGCAAACAGCGCGTCAATTACAGTCCGCAGATGCAGCCGTAATCAACAATGACTTTGTTGTAGAAGCTGGTATTGACCCTAGTAAAGCTATTTTCATTGAACCTAAGGGGGATAATGCTAAACAATGGTATAATCTAATTGCAGCTAAGAAAGACTGGAAAAAAGCTCAAAACGCTGATGCTATTCAAGCGGTTTTAGACGCGTATCAGACTGATGAAGTGAAGAAAATTATCAAAGAAAGTTCAGAAGGTCTTGATGAACCAGTGTGGTAA
- the trmFO gene encoding methylenetetrahydrofolate--tRNA-(uracil(54)-C(5))-methyltransferase (FADH(2)-oxidizing) TrmFO gives MSQSKANYINVIGAGLAGSEAAYQIAKRGVPVKLYEMRGVKPTPQHKTDGFAELVCSNSFRGDSLTNAVGLLKEEMRRLDSIIMRKGEASRVPAGGAMAVDRDGFSQAVTTELEAHPLIEVIRGEITDIPDDAITVIATGPLTSDMLAEKIHKLNGGDGFYFYDAAAPIVDKSTIDMSKVYLKSRYDKGEAAYLNCPMTKEEFLAFHEALTTAEEAPLNAFEKEKYFEACMPIEVMAKRGIKTMLYGPMKPVGLEYPDDYEGPRDGDFKTPYAVVQLRQDNAAGSLYNIVGFQTHLKWGEQKRVFQMIPGLENATFVRYGVMHRNSYMDSPNLLNQTFQSRHNPDLFFAGQMTGVEGYVESAAAGLVAGINAVKRFKEEAEVIFPRTTAIGSLPYYITHTESKHFQPMNVNFGIIKELDGPRIRDKKARYEAIAERALTDIEAFLSV, from the coding sequence TTGTCTCAATCTAAAGCAAATTACATCAATGTTATCGGAGCTGGTTTGGCTGGTTCAGAAGCAGCCTATCAAATTGCCAAACGTGGCGTTCCCGTAAAACTCTATGAAATGCGTGGTGTTAAGCCAACGCCTCAACATAAAACAGACGGTTTTGCGGAATTAGTGTGCTCTAATTCCTTTCGTGGGGATTCTTTGACCAACGCAGTAGGGCTTCTCAAGGAAGAAATGCGTCGCTTGGATTCTATCATCATGCGTAAGGGCGAAGCTAGCCGTGTACCGGCTGGAGGAGCTATGGCGGTTGACCGTGATGGTTTCTCCCAAGCAGTCACTACTGAATTAGAAGCGCATCCTCTTATCGAAGTCATTCGAGGAGAAATCACTGATATTCCTGATGATGCCATTACTGTTATCGCAACGGGGCCTTTGACTTCAGATATGCTAGCTGAGAAAATTCATAAACTCAATGGCGGTGATGGTTTTTACTTCTATGATGCTGCGGCACCCATCGTTGATAAATCAACTATTGATATGAGTAAGGTTTACCTCAAATCACGTTATGACAAAGGTGAAGCTGCTTATCTGAATTGTCCCATGACCAAGGAAGAATTTTTAGCCTTCCACGAAGCTTTGACAACGGCAGAAGAGGCACCACTTAATGCTTTTGAAAAAGAAAAATATTTTGAAGCTTGTATGCCCATTGAAGTTATGGCTAAACGTGGCATCAAAACGATGCTTTATGGACCGATGAAGCCCGTTGGTTTGGAATACCCTGATGACTACGAGGGACCACGAGATGGGGACTTTAAGACGCCTTATGCTGTGGTTCAGCTGCGTCAAGATAATGCTGCAGGTAGCCTTTATAATATAGTTGGTTTCCAAACACACCTTAAATGGGGCGAGCAAAAGCGTGTTTTCCAAATGATTCCAGGTCTTGAAAATGCTACCTTTGTGCGTTACGGGGTTATGCATCGCAATTCCTATATGGATTCTCCAAATTTGCTTAATCAAACTTTCCAATCTCGTCATAATCCAGACCTTTTCTTCGCTGGTCAGATGACAGGTGTTGAGGGTTATGTGGAATCAGCCGCTGCTGGCTTAGTAGCTGGTATCAATGCAGTGAAACGCTTTAAGGAAGAAGCAGAAGTGATTTTTCCACGCACAACAGCTATCGGCAGCTTACCATACTACATTACGCATACAGAAAGTAAACATTTCCAACCGATGAATGTTAACTTTGGTATCATTAAAGAATTAGATGGTCCACGTATCCGCGATAAGAAAGCACGCTATGAAGCCATTGCTGAACGTGCGTTAACAGATATTGAAGCATTCTTATCTGTTTAA
- the topA gene encoding type I DNA topoisomerase — MATATATKTKKKTSTKKTSKKKSNPKKNLVIVESPAKAKTIEKYLGRNYKVVASVGHIRDLKKSSMSIDFDNNYEPEYINIRGKGPLINSLKKEAKNAKEVFLASDPDREGEAISWHLAHILNLDPKAKNRVVFNEITKDAVKNAFVEPREIDMDLVDSQQARRVLDRIVGYSISPILWKKVKKGLSAGRVQSVALKLIIDRENEIKAFKPEEYWTIDGAFKKGTKKFQASFYGLDGKKLKLSTQDDVQAVLTRINGDDFNVDKVEKKNRRRNAPLPYTTSSMQQDAANKINFRTRKTMMVAQQLYEGISLGKAGHQGLITYMRTDSTRISPVAQNEAAGFITERFGSQYAKHGAKVKNAAGAQDAHEAIRPSSVHHTPDAIAKYLDKDQLKLYTLIWNRFVASQMTAAVFDTVKVNLSQNGVMFTANGSQVKFDGYMAVYNDSDKNKMLPEMEVGDTVKKVLTTPEQHFTQPPARYSEATLIKTLEENGVGRPSTYAPTLETIQKRYYVKLAAKRFEPTELGEIVNSLIVEFFPDIVDVAFTAEMEGRLDEVEIGKEQWQKVIDQFYKPFEKELAKAEDEMEKIQIKDEPAGFDCDVCGSPMVIKLGRYGKFYACSNFPECRNTKAITKEIGVTCPVCEKGQVIERKTKRNRIFYGCDRYPECEFTSWDMPVGRACPKSGDFLVEKKVRGGGKQVICSSDDCDYKEAVVK, encoded by the coding sequence ATGGCAACTGCTACGGCAACAAAAACAAAAAAGAAAACTAGTACTAAAAAAACTAGTAAAAAGAAATCAAATCCAAAGAAAAATTTAGTCATTGTGGAATCGCCTGCTAAGGCGAAGACTATTGAGAAATATCTGGGTCGCAATTACAAGGTTGTGGCATCTGTTGGTCATATTCGTGATCTTAAAAAGTCCAGTATGTCCATTGATTTTGATAATAATTATGAACCCGAATATATCAACATCCGCGGTAAAGGACCTCTGATTAATTCACTAAAAAAAGAAGCTAAAAACGCTAAAGAAGTCTTTTTGGCAAGTGACCCGGACCGAGAAGGAGAAGCTATTTCTTGGCACTTGGCTCATATTCTTAATTTGGATCCAAAAGCTAAAAATCGTGTTGTCTTTAATGAAATTACCAAAGATGCTGTTAAAAATGCTTTTGTGGAGCCAAGAGAAATCGATATGGACTTGGTTGATTCCCAACAAGCTCGTCGTGTTCTCGACCGGATTGTGGGGTATTCTATTAGTCCTATTTTATGGAAAAAAGTTAAAAAAGGGTTGTCAGCAGGGCGTGTTCAGTCTGTCGCACTGAAGCTCATCATTGATCGTGAAAATGAAATTAAAGCCTTTAAACCAGAAGAATATTGGACTATTGATGGTGCTTTTAAAAAGGGAACCAAAAAATTCCAGGCTTCTTTTTATGGATTAGATGGTAAAAAGCTAAAATTATCAACCCAAGATGATGTTCAGGCTGTTTTAACTCGTATCAATGGTGATGATTTTAATGTTGATAAGGTTGAGAAAAAGAACCGTCGTCGTAATGCTCCTCTTCCTTATACAACCTCATCGATGCAACAAGATGCGGCTAACAAAATCAACTTCCGTACTCGTAAGACTATGATGGTTGCCCAACAGCTTTATGAGGGAATTAGCTTAGGTAAAGCAGGACACCAAGGGTTAATCACCTACATGCGTACTGATTCCACACGTATTAGTCCTGTAGCCCAAAATGAAGCGGCTGGTTTTATTACGGAACGTTTTGGTAGTCAATATGCTAAGCACGGTGCTAAAGTGAAGAATGCCGCTGGTGCTCAAGATGCTCACGAAGCTATTCGTCCATCGTCTGTTCATCACACACCTGACGCTATTGCCAAGTACCTTGATAAGGATCAGCTTAAACTTTATACTTTGATTTGGAATCGTTTTGTAGCTTCGCAGATGACAGCAGCTGTATTTGACACTGTGAAAGTTAATTTATCTCAAAATGGTGTGATGTTCACAGCTAATGGTAGCCAAGTGAAATTTGATGGTTATATGGCTGTCTATAATGACTCTGACAAGAACAAAATGTTGCCAGAAATGGAAGTAGGAGATACTGTTAAGAAAGTTCTTACGACACCCGAACAACATTTCACACAACCACCAGCGCGTTATTCAGAAGCGACCTTAATCAAAACACTAGAAGAAAATGGCGTTGGTCGTCCGTCAACCTATGCGCCAACACTTGAAACTATTCAAAAACGATATTATGTCAAATTAGCCGCCAAGCGTTTTGAACCAACTGAGTTAGGTGAAATTGTCAATTCTTTGATTGTAGAATTTTTCCCAGATATTGTTGACGTTGCTTTTACAGCAGAAATGGAAGGTCGTCTGGATGAAGTTGAAATCGGTAAAGAACAATGGCAAAAAGTCATTGACCAATTCTACAAACCTTTTGAGAAAGAATTAGCTAAGGCCGAAGACGAAATGGAAAAAATCCAAATTAAAGATGAGCCTGCTGGATTTGACTGTGACGTCTGTGGCTCACCAATGGTGATTAAGTTAGGGCGTTATGGTAAATTCTACGCTTGTAGCAATTTCCCAGAATGTCGTAATACCAAAGCTATTACAAAAGAGATTGGTGTGACTTGTCCTGTTTGTGAAAAAGGTCAAGTTATTGAGCGTAAAACGAAACGCAACCGTATTTTCTATGGATGTGATCGTTATCCAGAATGTGAGTTTACCTCTTGGGATATGCCGGTAGGACGTGCTTGCCCTAAATCGGGTGATTTCTTAGTTGAGAAAAAAGTTCGTGGCGGAGGCAAACAGGTGATCTGTAGCAGTGATGACTGTGACTACAAAGAAGCAGTGGTTAAATAA